The nucleotide window GTCATCTACGGACAAGACAATATAATAAAGGAAGTCTTGATTTCGATATTCAGTAACGGACATTGTTTATTGGTAGGTGTGCCGGGTTTAGCAAAGACTCTCTTGGTTAATACTTTAGCAAAAGTATTAGGATTAGAGTACAAAAGAATTCAATTTACTCCGGATTTAATGCCTTCTGATATTATAGGAACAGAAATACTGGACGAGAACAGGAAATTTAAGTTTTTAAAAGGTCCTTTATTTGCGAATATAATTTTGGCAGATGAGATAAACAGAACACCGCCGAAAACACAAGCTGCACTTCTTGAAGCTATGCAAGAAAGAGCTGTAACGACAGCAGGTACTAATTACGAATTAGGAAAACCCTTTTTTGTTCTCGCTACTCAAAACCCTATAGAGCAAGAAGGAACATATCCTTTACCTGAAGCACAACTTGACCGTTTTATGTTTAATATTTGGCTTGATTATCCGAAATTTGAAGATGAGATAATTATAGTTGAAAAAACAACAACTGATCTTTCCGTAAAGTTGGAAAATGTGATTTCTGCTGATGAAATTCTTTATTTTCAAAATTTGATAAGACGAATTCCGATAAATGAAAATGTTTTGAAATATGCTGTTAATTTATCAGTTATTACAAGGCCGGGTACAAAGCATGCCCATGGAGTTGCCGGAAAATATCTTGAATGGGGAGCAGGGCCGAGAGCATCACAATATTTGGTAATCGGTGCAAAAGCTCATGCGGTTCTTTCAGGTAAATACTCTCCGGATATTGAAGATGTAAAAGCTGTTGCTCACCCAATATTAAGGCATAGAATTATCAGAAATTATAAAGCAGAAGCCGAAGGGATTACAGCTGATAATATTATTGATCAATTATTATAAAATAATTTTTTTTGGATTATAAAAAGTTAATATTAACCCACGACTTCAGTCGTGGGAGATTGATAATCAGCAAGATAATATTAACCGTTTTAACGGTTTAAATCATATAATATGGCACATTCCAAAGTGAAAATATGGGTACATGGTATTTTAGGTGTGAAAAACCGAAAAAAATTAATTGAGAATAATATTGAAAATAAAATTCATAATATTATAAAGAAGCAATTTATTGATATGGGTTGTTATGTAGAAGAAATTAACGGTACTACAGATCATGTTCATGTAATATTTTTGTTAAATCCCCAAAGAACTGTAAGCGATATTTTTAAACAAGTTAAAGGTGCTGTATCACATGAAATTAATTCTACAAATTTAATAAAGGAAAAGTTTTCGTGGCAAGTTGGATACGGAGGTTTCTCTATCAGTGAATCAAAGGTTGAAGAAGCTAAAAATTATGTTCTGAAACAAAAACAACATCATAAAAAAATGACTTTTAAAGAAGAATATGATAAGTTTGTAGAACTTTATGGTTTGAAAACTTAAATAAACCGTTAAAACGGTTTATCTTTTTATGTGATTTATTACCCACGATTAAAATCGTGGGTTAGTATTAAAAAAGAGATGTATATTAACCCACGACTTCAGTCGTGGGAGTATATACAAGAAATTAATCATAACCGTTTTAACGGTTTTTTAATAATATATGAAAAGAATATTTTTTTTCATACTATTTCTTATCTCAATTAATTTCAGTTTTTCACAAAAAAAGATTGATTTTGATTCAAAATTTTTATTTACTACCGAAGAACTCGGTCCGGATATAAAAGTATTAATTGACAGTGTTGTTTTTAAACACGAGAAATCTATAATGTATTGCGACAGTGCACTTTTCGATTATCCAAACAATTATTTTGATGCGTATGGTAATATTGAAATAATTAAACCGACAAAAGAAAATGATACTGTCTTTTTATATGGTGATACACTGCATTATTCAGGTAAATTAAAGTATGCAAAGATCAGAAATAATGTTATTCTTGAAAAAGACAGCTTAACACTTTTTACTGACAGTTTGGATTATGATCTTGAAATGAACATAGCTTATTATTTTGATAACGGAATAACTATAAACGGAGAGGATACTCTAAAAAG belongs to Bacteroidales bacterium and includes:
- a CDS encoding AAA family ATPase translates to MNNFKDDVEAVNALKTTYNNFFSEINKVIYGQDNIIKEVLISIFSNGHCLLVGVPGLAKTLLVNTLAKVLGLEYKRIQFTPDLMPSDIIGTEILDENRKFKFLKGPLFANIILADEINRTPPKTQAALLEAMQERAVTTAGTNYELGKPFFVLATQNPIEQEGTYPLPEAQLDRFMFNIWLDYPKFEDEIIIVEKTTTDLSVKLENVISADEILYFQNLIRRIPINENVLKYAVNLSVITRPGTKHAHGVAGKYLEWGAGPRASQYLVIGAKAHAVLSGKYSPDIEDVKAVAHPILRHRIIRNYKAEAEGITADNIIDQLL
- the tnpA gene encoding IS200/IS605 family transposase; the protein is MAHSKVKIWVHGILGVKNRKKLIENNIENKIHNIIKKQFIDMGCYVEEINGTTDHVHVIFLLNPQRTVSDIFKQVKGAVSHEINSTNLIKEKFSWQVGYGGFSISESKVEEAKNYVLKQKQHHKKMTFKEEYDKFVELYGLKT